In Micromonospora sp. LH3U1, one genomic interval encodes:
- a CDS encoding DUF5872 domain-containing protein, which produces MARYTKPELREQIKEEIKASDKGGRPGQWSARKSQLVTQEYKKRGGGFLGEKDERQKSLQRWGNEKWQTKEGDTRARKGGTTSRYLPKKAWDEMSDSQKRATDTKKREASRSGKQYVANTGPAKRARKDATTAGRMSEMSVAEAAKLVRGLDTRQLKTALRNEHAGKDRKTLIQRLEAELNRRG; this is translated from the coding sequence ATGGCGCGGTACACGAAACCCGAGCTCAGAGAGCAGATCAAGGAAGAGATCAAGGCTTCCGACAAGGGCGGCAGGCCGGGGCAGTGGTCGGCGCGCAAGTCACAGCTGGTCACCCAGGAGTACAAGAAGCGCGGAGGGGGATTCCTGGGCGAAAAGGACGAGCGGCAGAAGTCGCTCCAGCGCTGGGGCAACGAGAAGTGGCAGACGAAAGAGGGCGACACTCGTGCGCGCAAGGGCGGCACGACGAGTCGTTACCTGCCCAAGAAGGCTTGGGACGAGATGTCGGACAGCCAGAAGCGCGCGACCGATACCAAGAAGCGCGAAGCGTCCCGGTCCGGCAAGCAGTACGTCGCCAACACCGGGCCAGCCAAGCGAGCGCGTAAGGATGCCACCACGGCCGGCCGCATGTCGGAGATGTCGGTCGCTGAGGCGGCGAAGCTGGTCCGTGGCCTCGACACGCGACAGCTCAAGACCGCACTGCGCAACGAGCACGCGGGCAAGGACCGCAAGACGCTCATCCAGCGGCTCGAAGCGGAACTCAACCGGCGCGGCTGA
- a CDS encoding PepSY domain-containing protein, producing MKRTNLLLATVGGSAVLAVAGVALGVNAANGSRAGGTALAAVTVAPTATDAPDDSATTAAPGTSGTPSSGTPSSTPSTGTPPAGSAVDEKRAGEIALAKAGGGRIVEVEAEQEHGRPVWSVEIVAGDTEHEVDVDRDNGSVVKAEQEPVDDDGDDQSDDDDQSDDDDDDDSSDDD from the coding sequence ATGAAGCGCACCAATCTGCTTCTGGCGACGGTCGGCGGGTCGGCGGTGCTGGCGGTGGCCGGGGTCGCGCTGGGCGTCAACGCCGCGAACGGCTCCCGGGCGGGCGGCACGGCACTCGCCGCGGTAACCGTTGCCCCAACGGCCACGGACGCGCCGGACGACAGCGCCACCACGGCCGCGCCGGGGACCAGCGGTACGCCGTCGAGCGGCACCCCATCGAGTACGCCGTCGACCGGCACTCCGCCGGCCGGCAGCGCGGTCGACGAGAAGCGCGCCGGTGAGATCGCGCTCGCCAAGGCCGGTGGCGGTCGGATCGTCGAGGTCGAGGCCGAGCAGGAGCACGGTCGACCGGTGTGGAGCGTCGAGATCGTCGCGGGCGACACCGAGCACGAGGTGGACGTCGACCGGGACAACGGCTCGGTGGTCAAGGCCGAGCAGGAGCCGGTCGACGACGACGGTGACGACCAGTCCGACGATGACGACCAGTCCGACGACGATGACGACGACGACAGCTCCGACGACGACTGA